The Acidimicrobiales bacterium genome contains the following window.
AAGGACGTCGACCTCCCGGAGGTCGTCGGGACGTGGTTCGGGGCGCTCGGTGCCCCCCGCCGCCCGGAGCTGCTCGAGGGTGGTGAGGTGCTCGCACGCCAAGTGCCCGACCAGGTCGGTCGGGCTGAGGATCAGCGTGCCGTCGTCGCCCCGGTGCATGCAACGAGGATGGCAGGCGCGTGTGACACCGAGCCGTCGGCGACGGGCCGGCGGACCTCGATCAGGACCCTGACTGGCCCCGCTTGGTGATCACGTGGTCGATGAGGCCGTAGTCCTTGGCGGCTTCGGCCGAGAACCACCGGTCGCGGTCGGAGTCGGCCTCGATCTGGTCCACCGCCTGCCCGGTGTGGTGCGAGATGCGCTCCATGAGGATGCGCTTGGTGTAGGCCATCTGCTCGGCCTGGATGGCGATGTCGCTCGCCTGGCCCCGGACCCCGCCGGAGGGCTGGTGCATCATGATCCGGGCGTGCGGGAGGCTGTAGCGCTTGCCGGCGGCCCCGGCGCACAGCAGGAACTGGCCCATCGAGGCGGCCAGGCCCATGCAGATCGTCGCCACGTCGCACTTGACGAACTGCATGGTGTCGTACATGGCCATGCCGGCGGTGACCACGCCCCCGGGGCTGTTGATGTACAGCCAGATGTCCTTCGAGTCGTCCTGACCCTCGAGGTACAGCAGCTGGGCGATGACCATGTTGGCGACCTGATCGTCCACCTCGCTGCCGAGGACGACGATCCGATCCTGGAGGAGGCGGTTGAAGACCTCCATCTGGGGCGAGGTGTTGAGGTCCTTCATGACCGGGGCGGTCAGGGGGCCGGGGAGCGCGGGGTCCATGTCGAGGGAGGCTACCGGGCGACGCCGCGCCCCACGCACGGCGCCCAGGACCTGGTGGGCGCGGGCCGGCGCCCGCAGGTGACGTGGACCCGCCTACGTTGGCGTCGACCGCACGACCAACGAAGCGAGGTACCGATGCCCACCACCCGCACCGCCACCACGACCTGGCAGGGCTCCCTGACCGAGGGCCAGGGCCGTGTCGAGCTCGAGTCGTCCGGTCTCGGCGGCTTCGACGTCACCTGGGCGTCGCGCGCCGAGGACCCCGCCGGGCGCACCAGCCCCGAGGAGCTCATCGGCGCCGCCCACTCGTCGTGTTACTCCATGGCGCTGTCGAGCGCCCTCACCAAGGCGGGGACACCGCCCGAGCGACTCGAGACGACCGCCGCCGTGACGTTCCAGCCCGGTGAGGGCATCACGGGGGTCCACCTCACGGTGAAGGGCGAGGTGCCGGGGCTGTCGCCGGAGGCGTTCACCGAGGCCGCCGAGGGCGCCAAGGCCGGGTGCCCGGTGAGCAAGGCACTCACCGGCACCACCATCACCCTCACCGCCACCCTCGCCTGACGATCGCCCTCGGGGTCACGTTCACTGCCGAGAAGGGGTGGGCGCGGAGAGACTCGAACTCGCGTTACGACGGGCGGAGGGTGTCGACGGCCCGGACCGGATGTGACGGCGGTGAAGATCCCAGTGAGCCGTGGAACTCCACCCCACCGAACGTAAAGATGCCGCCGTCAGCGCCAACCATCAGATAGCCGCTCGTCCCGGGGCTGCTCATTCCGACCACCGCGCGGTTGAGCGGCGTCCCGCCCATCGAGCCATGGAACGGAGCATCGAAAGCGAAGATCCCGCCATCGGAGGCGACGAGCCAGTAACCCGATCCATCGTGGTCCGGGACGATCGCATTGACGGGCTGGTTGAGCCGCATCGACCCCGTGCTGCCCCGAAACGCCGCATCACCGAAGGTGAACACACCACCGTCTGTGCCAACCATGTAGTACCCGCGCCCCGAGGGTGTGGCAGCGGCTGCGACGACCGGACCATTCAGCTTTACCTGGCCGAGATCGCCATGATGGACAGCTGTTCCGAACGGGAACACGCGTCCAAGGGTCGTGAAGATCCAGTAGCCATCGCCTGTTGGCAGCGCGGCGATGGTCGAGACCCGCTCGCCCGGTCGCAGGGCACCGGCGGGAACGCTCCCCCGGTGAGGAGCGAGGCCGAA
Protein-coding sequences here:
- a CDS encoding OsmC family peroxiredoxin; translated protein: MPTTRTATTTWQGSLTEGQGRVELESSGLGGFDVTWASRAEDPAGRTSPEELIGAAHSSCYSMALSSALTKAGTPPERLETTAAVTFQPGEGITGVHLTVKGEVPGLSPEAFTEAAEGAKAGCPVSKALTGTTITLTATLA
- a CDS encoding ATP-dependent Clp protease proteolytic subunit, whose amino-acid sequence is MDPALPGPLTAPVMKDLNTSPQMEVFNRLLQDRIVVLGSEVDDQVANMVIAQLLYLEGQDDSKDIWLYINSPGGVVTAGMAMYDTMQFVKCDVATICMGLAASMGQFLLCAGAAGKRYSLPHARIMMHQPSGGVRGQASDIAIQAEQMAYTKRILMERISHHTGQAVDQIEADSDRDRWFSAEAAKDYGLIDHVITKRGQSGS